From Ovis aries strain OAR_USU_Benz2616 breed Rambouillet chromosome 25, ARS-UI_Ramb_v3.0, whole genome shotgun sequence:
GGGCCGCACACTCACAGATGATGGCCATCATGGAGTTGAAGTTGCCGATGTTGAAGCACTCTCGGGCCACGTCAATGAAGAACTCCAGCATGCGGGTCCGGTGCTTCTTCTTCACTACCTGGAGGGCGGCCAGACCACTCAGCTTGGGCCCCACTGGGGGTCgtcccctccagccccagcccctgaaGGGCAATGGGGAGCTGCCTGTGCCCACAGAGGCTGTGGGACCGGGTTGAGGGGACATGCCCAGGCTGCAGAGGCAGGAGATGAGGCCGTGGTGGTTTGCTGCTGGGCCAAGGGGCGGGAGGGCAGGCAGAGGGGACCATGCTAGGCACAACAGGGTGCTTCCACAGTGGGTCACTGTTGTAATTTAAGTCATCGctttggggcgggggcgggggtgtggtACTTCCAAGGCCTTGGCAATAAAAGTTTCCTGACTCCACTTACAAAGTTTCATCCTCTGCGGGGAAGGGGAGGCAGAGCCGCAGGGGACACCGTGGGGTCAGGAGGAGACTGCGCCCCACTGGGGCTGCCGTGCAGCACTCACCCGGCACACCTCGGTGGCCACCAGCATGCTGAGGCAGTTGAACCAGTTGTCATAGGCCTCCAGGCTGTAGGTCTTGGTCATGTCCCCTCGGCACTGCAGGGACATGGCAGGTCAGAGGGAGCCCAAGGACCCTGCCCGTGGGTGCTGCTTCACCCCACCCCGAGAACCAAGGAGCTGGGAGAGGAGACTCTgaaagcagggaggggaggggggggcgCTGCTGGACAGGCCCCCAGGGGATCCCTCCAAGCCCTGCACGGATCAGCTTGGAGGCCTCTGGGAACACAGCCCCCCGCCCAGCATACATCACCCTGCATGGCCGTCGTCCACCCCTGGAGCAGGTGCCAGGGGACCAGACCCACGCGCGTCAGTTGTGAGCCCCACCTCCAGAGCGCCCTCAGCCCTCACCCTGTGCTTGTCCCGGGAGTCCGTGTGGCTGACAATCTGCATCAGGTCCTCGGGGTGGATGCTGCTGACTCTCTCCTGGGGGCAACAGGGAGACAGCACAGGAAGGGTGACCATCTGCCCTCCTCAGGCCAGCCCCACCCTCAGGGCACAGAGTGTGTCCAGAGCAGCAGTCAGGACCTCCCTGCCTGGGTGGGCACCACAGCCATGGCCCTTCCTCAGAGCGCCCAGCGGACAGGGCCCCCAGAAGTACCCCAGGGGTCGGGAAGGCCCCCCTGGGAGCAGGGGGACAGGACTGTGTGCAGAAGCCTCAGGGTCACGGCTGCTACAGGCAGGGTGCCTGCCCAGCCCAGGGCACAGGCAGGACTAGGGGACCAGAGCCAGTGGGAGGAGCTCTGCCCCTGGAAGCCCCTGCCATGAACATGGGGCTGCCATGATCTGGGGAACCAGCTGCTCAAGTGGGCACACGCCTGCCAGAGGCAGTGGTCAAAGCTGCCATGCGGGCTTCCCCCAACACCCCAGTCTGACCAGCAGGGGAGACCCTGCCACACCCTGTGGGGGCTGGTGAGAGGATGAGCACCTGAATGCCCCCCAGCCCTGCACTAGAAGGGTGTCCACCACACTAACCAGCTCGATATGTGTCAGCTGCTGGGCCAGCACCAGGGGGTCGCAGCACACGCCCAGGATGTCCTTCTGAGCAGCGGGAGGCTTGGCCTTGAGGACGGGCCCTTTGTCCATGGCCGGTGAGCGGAGCTTCTCCCGCAGCTCCTGAAGCTGGCTCCGGGCAGCCAGGGACAGCAGCAGGCTCTGCGTCATCTGGGCGatggccttcttcacagtgccgTTCTCCTGAGGGGCGGGGGTGGAGAAGGTGCTGTCGTGGGCTGGAGGGACCTCCTGGAGGTACCCAGCTCATCTCCGGGGACCTACCTCTCACTAGGCACCCACCCACATggcaggaggagggggcctgGGACCATTCCCACTCTAGCCACAGGGTGTTCATGTGCAGAGGATGCCGAGGGCAGGCCTGTGTGTTGCTGGCCAGCTGAGCTGCCCTCATGGGGGTGAGAAGCAAATAGGGCCGCCCGGCAGCCCTCTTCAGGAGAGTGACTGCCAAGGGGACCATGTAGAGAGCTCCCCAGACAAGGCCCCCCTGCCAGGATCTGAGGGACCTCACCTCATCACACTGGGTGACCCGATGGGTGATGGCCTTCAACTCAGCCATGGCCTTCTCGTCCTGGAAGTCAAAGGGGAAGGCCTCCGTCCACTCCTTAAGCAGCTGCACGATCTTGGCTGAGAAGGACTTCAGCTTGGCCTGGGTCAGGGCAGGTACAGTGAGGTCTGTGGCCCCCCCACCCATCCTCACAGGACCTGCGTCCCCTGCCCCGACACTGGGCTGAGGGCTACCGGGTAGGGACAGACCCCCGCTGCCTTCGTCCACCTGCGGTTCTGTCTTTCCCTGCTTCACTTTCCATTCCCCTGACGCCAGCTCTCTTGTTCActtaaattcattttcaaaagacCACCATGACATAGAAAACTAGTCTCATTTGCTGTAATTAGAAGTTACCCATAAAAAACACGATGaagggcctccctgatggctcagtggtaaagaactggcctacCAGtggagaagacacaggttcgatccctgatgcaggaagatcccacacgccacagagcagctaCGCCCATGCACCACTACTCCTGGGCCTGCTCTCcagggcctgggagccacagctgttgagcccGCACACCCTAGAACCCACGCTCCACATgggagaagccgccacaatgagaagcccgcctctacaactagagagtagcccccactcgccgtaCCTAGGAAAAAACCctcagcaatgaagatccagcacagccgaaacaaaagtattttaaaaaaatgatgaaaagcaaGCAAACTTATGAATGTTAAGCAGGAAACTGCCTTCTCTCCGTGAAAAGCAGGTTGGCAAGTGCCAGGAAGGACTGCAGACACCCCAGGCGTCCTCTCCCCAGGTCCACACGCATACACAGCTCAAGAAGAGGGTACAGGATGCTCGGTGCCCGGCCCCGCTCAGGTTCACCAAACCCTTCCTGGGCCCACCTTGGCTCCTGCCTGCCCCTGACTCGCCCCCTGTGCCTACCTGGACCATCCTGGCCCTGCCTGCCCTCGGGGCCTGGCCCCCTCATgaccccactgcccacccccacaCCTGCCTGCCCCCGGCCACCCATGCCTGCCTTATTTAGCCCACTGATTCCACCCTCGCCCCCTGCCCAGGCCCTGGTTAGGTCATGGCAGTCACGGCACCTCAGGAGGCCCTGCTGACAACCCCCAGGTGCCTGCTGCACCCACACTCAGCAGAACAGGAGGCCTGCGTTCCCTCCTCAGAGGCCCCGCCCTGCATGTCACCCCAGACAAGGCTGGCAGACTcgccccaggctcctctcaggCCTCTGCTGACCCCTTGCTGACCCTCAACCTCAGATTCCATCTCCCACTCACTCTGTTCTGGCTGTTTTCCACCCATGCCTTCAGGAACCCTTCCTGGTCCCCACACTGCAGTCTCTGCCCGTCCCGCTCCCAGCCCAGCAACACCAAGACAGACCCCCGAGGGGACACTCGGAAGAGCCTTCGCTGCAAACCTCCGGTGGCAGGAGGCCCGGCCAGGTGGACGGACAGGTCATTGGGAACAGGCCTTGCCGGCTTTTTGCCAGTCTGCCtgccagcccctgccccagggcctcagGGATAAGCTGTGATTTCGTAACCATCCTGACCACCCAGAGCCTGACTCGGTCAGGAGACGTGACTGTGACAGACACCCCTATCTGCGCCACTGCAAACTCCAGCCTGCAGGTGCCACGCCTACTCTCCTTAGAGGGGGCGGTGACTCAGGAGGTGAGCCGGCCTTCTCCACAAGCTGAGCCGGACTCTTCCTCTGGGGTCCTGGCCTGGAGCAGGAGAGCCGTTCACTGTGGTCCTCCACCGGGAGGGGTGCGGGCACCCGCCAGCAGCAGTCCCTCCAGCACCCTGGGAGTGTACTCCACGTGCGCCCCTGCAGACCCCTAGGAAGCCCAGCTCCAGCGATGCCAGGAGGCCAGACAGGCAGACCTGCCCCCAACAGGAAGGGCCCCTGGCCGGCTCAGCCAGGCCCCATCCTGAGCCAGCTTCTTGCCCAAGCGTGAGTGAGATGGGCACAGTCAGGAGCTCGCTTTACCTTCTCGGACCCAGCCTccagctgctgcctctgctcCACGCAGAGCTGCCCCACGCGGGCCAGCAGGTCATGAGGGGGAATGAAGACCCGGGAGCTCAGGAGAAACGTGAAGATGTACGTCCTCTGAAGACAGATGGAGAGAGTGACGAGGGAGTCAGGCCCAGTGTGGTCCCCAGGGGTGGCGCGGCTGACCCTGCCCCATGGCCCAGCCGCCccccagacccagcacagctgcaTAGCTCAGCTCACCTTGAATGCCCTTCCTCGTCCTCACTGCTCCCCAGTCCTGCCCACCAGGCACGGCACAGACAAAACCCCACTTGGCAGCGGCTCTCCACCACCTCCCCTGATGAGCTCAGCTCCCAGTGCTCTTACTCTGCTGGGAGCCTTCCCTACCCACTGCCCAACCCCACGCTGGGAGCTAAATCCGAATGTGCATGTTGGGGGGACCCTCCGGACCTGGGTGGGGCTGCTGCCCAGGCCGCAGTGCTCCCTGGGTCAGGCGCCAAGGGATGCTCCGTGGCCAGTGAGGCAGGGCCTGGGTGGTGGGGGGTCTGTGGGGGTCTTGTCTGTGGGGTAGGGCAGGCTCTCCTTGGCCCCAGGATCCCACATCAGAAACTGCTGCAAGCCGCGGTCACCAGTCAGCTGCGGGGCTCACCCCCACCTGCCACACCAGGACCCCCGGTCCCACGCCCATGCGTCCTTGTCACCGGGCTGTGGTGCAGGCTGAGGGGTGCTCGCGGTCTGAGAGGCGGCAGGACCCAGAGCTCTCAGAAGCTTTTGTCTGATGTGGACTCTGCCAGGCCCCTGCCTGCAGACAGGGCGGACTTGGGGGTGAGGAGGCTGCTTGGGGCTCTCCCGGGGACTCTAGTCAGACAGTAATCCACCCTCACCTGGTTGCTGCAGGCTGAGGGGCCCGGGAGCCTCCGCCCCAACTCTAGGCCCAAAGAAGCAGGTCTCCCTTGCTCCAGCCTAATGCCAGCCGGGCCGTGTGTGCTGGGTGTGCAGCTCCTGGAACCAGGCTCCACCCTCAGGCCCTCATGGTCCCCACACAGCCTTCAGAGGCCATGGGGAGAGGCGGTTTCCCTGGAGTAGCAGGGGATCCTCTACCAGCAAccccccccttcccccaccacctccacccccgACAACTCCAAACTGCCCACTTCCTGTCCCCAGGCTGTGCAGCACGCAGACACTAGGGTCCCAGCTGGTCAGCGTGAGACCCTCAAGGACCCCTTCGAAGCAGAAGGGTTTGAACGTGAAGAAAGCCGCCCGGCGGCCACATCTGGGAGCTCTTAGCCCAGGGCAGAGGAGCGCCCAGAGCAGGAGCTGGCGTCTCCGAGGGGTCTGCAGGGCAGGGGCGTGAGGAGAGGGCAGGGGCGTGAGGAGAAGTCAGGGAGCCCAGGTGCTCACCGGAGAGACCCCATTCTGCCACCACCTGCCCTTTGCTCTCCCCTGGGACTCAGGCTGGGACCCTGGGGCACAGTATTTTAGGGACAACACAGGAGGAGCTGGCTGAAGAGGCTCCTCTGGGACAGGCTGAGAGGGGAGCCTCCCCCTACGTGGACACAAGGCCACTATGGCACAGACCAGCATGCGGCTTGGAGGTCCCCACCCCTGGGGGCTGCAGCCCTGCTCTGGGCATCTTCAGGGCCTGGGGTCCCGTCTTCCCAGCTCTGCCGCCCAGAACCTCGGCTGCCATGCCTGCACCCCCAACAGCGGCCCCAGCCGGGCGAGAGGATGGatggggtggatggatggatagacagaggTGTGGATAGAAgcccgggagggagggaggcggccTGGCAGGTGAGGGTGGGCCAGGAAGCCGGGAAGCCCAGCTGGAGGGCAGAGGGGGTGgctgctccccaccctccctcGCAGCCCCATGTGTGACGCGGCCCCTAGGATGGAGGGGCGCTGGAGAGGGAGCCAGGAGCAAGCCCACTCCGCCATGAGTGGTCACTACCAGCAGCAGAAGGGAAGCCACACACGACAGGGGACACTCTCATGCTTCCAAGAACGTGCCAACGTCATCTGGAGTGACGGGGAGGCCTGGGGCTGCCCTGCCTGCATGGGCAGGTGCCCCGGGGTCTGTAGGCGGCCAGAGTGGAAGTCATTCTGAAGCATGGTGGCTCGGGTACAAAGTCAGCTTCCCAGCTCAGAGATAGGCCCCACGCTGGGTGGACCCTCCCCAGAACCCTGCAGCACTGGCCTGCCCCTGagcctcctcttctccctcagGGCCACCTTCTACTCGCCTGGGGGCAGCAGGGGCAGAGATGGGCGGGGCAggagagcaggggaggggagggcagggctccATCCACTCTGACCcggcccccctccccagcccggcCTCCCTCCCCGGCCGTCCCCGTTGGTCACCAGGCACTCACGTCAGGGTAATAGTCCACTGTGGGGACCAGGTGCTCCATCAGGGCCTCCAGGGACCCCGAGATGAGACGTCCATCTTGGAAGATGAGGTCCCCAGAGCCGCCGGCCCCACCGCCTCGCTCCCCCATGCCGGGCTGCCCCTGTCCACTACAGCTGGGCCCGAGGATGCTGGAGAAGACCACAGACGTCTGGGGCATAGTTTCCTGGGAGGAAGGAATGGGACGGTCAGACATCAAAGACTCCTCCGCCCAGCCCTCCTTCCCGGCCAGCCGCAGGGAGGGCCTGAGCCCCAGCAGGGCCGGGAGGGGGTCATCAGATGTCAGCGCAGGCAGAGGACAGGCTCCTCAGTGGCCCTGAAGCCACTGATCAAGATGTCTGATTAACATTTCCTCCGCATCTGCTCTGTGCATACCAGGCCTCATTCCAGCCACCTGGACACACAGCACTCTGCCTCCTGGGGTTCCGTCCCAGCAGGAAAGCCAAACCATGGGGAAGAAGTAAAAACAGCACCAGGGGAACACCAAGTGTGGCAGGGGGGCCACGGCAGCCGCAGGGAGGTGGCCCTGAGGCAGGCTGAGCATGAGCTGCGCGGCTTCCGGCATAAAAGAGGGATGTTCCAGGTACAAGGCACACCCGGTGCTGAGGTCCTGAGGCCAGGACGCGGGAGGGGATCAGCAGGAGAGTAGTCTGGGGAGTGACCAGCCTGACTGTATACACTGGTGGCCCAGGGTGCAGCCAGTGAGTGACCCAGGAGGCGTGGGTGCTCCGGGCACAGGAGTGACCTAACTCGGGGGGAGCATCACTGTGGCCACCGTGTGGAGACCAGTGAGGGAGAGATCTGAAAACCAACTGGTCTGCGCTTTGCCATCACAAGACCCTGGAAGAGATGGCTCAGGTCAGGTGACAGAGGAGTGCGGCAGGGTCGGCTCTGGACACTGGGATGGATGGTCTTTGACCTGAGCCACTGACCGGCATGGGGGAGGTCTCTGAGGGTGGGGTCGGGGGAAAGACCTAGAACTTGCTTTGGACTCGCTGGATCTGAAATGCCTGTTAGATGCAGGTGTTGGGCAGCAGTCTGGGGTTCAGTGTGACGGTTGAGGGTAACCCCTCTCACGGCAGCCAGGCTCTGCTGGAGGCTCTCCTGAGGCCTGGGACACTCTGTagccctctgtgcctcagtttcctctctgccCAGGCAGCCGATTCCGCGATGTCAGCGGGTACACATCTGCCAGCCCGAGGCTCGGGAACCAGCACCCGTGGGTACACTTTCCTTCCTACTCCCTGGACGGGTGGAGGGGGGCCTACCCCACCCGCTGGGCTAGTCCCCCCAGGCAGGACAGGGAGACTGAAGTAGGGGTGGAAGAGCTGGCCCTTCCTGCCTCTGCGGGGAATGTAGCCAGGTCTCACCCTCTCAGGTCACCAGCAGACAGGGGCTACCACCCCACGCCCAGCTCCCCAGGCAGCCACACTGACCTCTCCAAGCCCTAGGAAGCAGAAAGAGCCCCCAGGGCCAACCTGCCAGGGATGCTGCCTTCAACCGGACCTGGTCTGCTCTCTCACTGGGGCCAGGGCCAGCCCTGGAGCCCTtccagcctcagcttccccaccGTGCAGAGCCAACAGCAGCCACGATTACTTTACTGCCACAAAGGACCCTTCCAAGAGCTTTACCAGCAGAGCCTGCTCCCGCCCCACAGCACATAAGCCGAGCCTCACACCAGGGTGAAAGGGGCCCTGGGTCAAATGACACTGGCTTCCCTGCCAAACGCCTGGAGGTCCCCTTAGAACTCTCAGAACATCCTTTGAGATGAGGGCAAGTGCTCAAGGGAAGTCCCCGGGGCCAAGGCCAGGACTGCAATGTCTGTCCCCTAGGCTCCATGCCGCCCCTGCTCCACGGGTTCAGACTCACAGAACACTCCCCACAACCCATGTTACAATGAACATTCCCAGGCCCCACTGGGTCAGAAATTTGGGTTGGGTCTTCTTTACCGCTCAAGTCAAAGAATCACTGACTCGGACAAACTCTTCATCTTTCAGATAATGAATCAGAGGCTCCACAAGAAGGAACTCAACTGAGGGAACCCTAGGATTTCCAAGTTCAGCCTAGGTGCCACCACCTCTAGGAAGCTCCCCTGGGTTAACCCCTGGACTGCTGACCCACAAGGCAAGAAATGCCTGATCACCCACCTCAACGTCTTCCTGTCTGGCTGGAGCCCGGCCCGCAGCCACACTCAGGAATCATTTCGGGGAGGAAACAGTGGACGCCCTGGTGGCTGCTCTGCTGCTGTCACTAGCTCCGGAGGGGACCTGGACCCCAGAGCTTCAGTTGAGGGGCCATCGCTGTGGGGTGACTTTCCCACGATCACACAGTTCTGGGTTCAAAAGGTGACCTGAGCCTGGTGACTGTGGTCAGCTGGACATCCTGACCCCAAGCTTCTTAGCCATCAGAGATGGCGTTTCCGGAGCCCCTGGCCCCTCACCTGCGGAGGGAGTAGGCTGCTCTGATCAGGAGGTGCTACGTATGGGGCACGCTGATACCCCTGCTAACTTGCACAGTCCCCACCCGATCCCCCACAGGGCAAGGCCACCTGCAGGGACACCTGCCCCGGGGCTAGGAGGTCAGGAGCCAGTGGGAAGCCAGCCTGGGGACTCACCCCCCCTAGCTCTGCCACCCATAAGGGGATGGACGAGTCCAGCAGGAGGCCACGGGGCAAGTTCTACTCTGGGCACCAGCCCACCACTCCCTGGGAGCCTCAGCACTCACTGTCTCCCTTGACAGATGAGGGGCAGACACTCAGGGTGGAGTCACCTACCCAGGGGTGGGGCCCCCGTCCACGTGTCCTGGACTCATCACGCTGCTCCTACCCCAAGGCTCCCCTCCTGTGTGAGGGTCTCTGTTCCCCCAGAGACTGTGCCCCAGCACCTGCGTACGCACAGCCCAGGAGGTCATGGGAACGAGCAGCCGGGTGAGGCCCATCCCTCCAGCTTGGGGTGGTGACCCCTCTCACAGTGGTGACCCCACCACTGGACTCACCAGGTGCACAAGACCCCGTATCAGTCATTAAATGACATCAGCAGATGTGACCGTGACACGTGCATAAATGCACAGAGGACATCCAGCCACCCCTGGCCATGCTCATCACAGAGATTACTGCAagggagcagaggagggaggggacttGCTTTCCATTCTACACATTTGTCAGCTACCTGATAACGTTTCTAAATGGCACATCTATCTTGTCATCTTttaaataccttttcttttttagtgcAAAGAAGCTGAGTTTTGAAATCAGCACTTTTTATAAAGGcaaaacaggcttcccaggtggggctagtggtaaagaatccgcctgccaatgtgggagacattaagacacttgggttccatccctgggtagggaagatcccctggagaaggacatggtgacccactccagtattcttgcctggagaatcccgtggacagaggagcctggcaggctacagactgtggggttgcaaagagtcggacacgactgaagcgactaagcacgcacatgTGCAAAAGAGGAGTACCAACTACGGTGTAACGCGAGAGCTCACATCACGGGTGAGAGGGGGCACAACAGAGCGTGCTCATGGATGAACTGCTCCAGAAAACCGatactgagcgacttctcttccaGTGGGCGTGTTCCAACCCTCCCTGCTGCACACAAAAGATCAGAAACACAGCTAAGAAACAGATCAGCAACAGATCAGGGGGCTTCTACAGCCACAGCTGGGGAGGAGACCCCACCTCCCACGCTAACCCTAACAGCAAGGGGAGGCCCTGCTCAacacccagggcaggggctggTCTCCACATCAGTCACATGCCTCATCAAGCAGGTCACGGCCAGCATACACGAGGAAAGCGGCGGCAGACATCCAAACTAAAAAGAGCCCCTGCACCAAAAAATATTAAACCCACATAGGGATGATCCTTCCTAAACACATCCCACCAAGACAGTCTGAGGGTCTGGCACTGGGaagacacccccccccccgccccccgcccccagagcATTCAGCCCTAAAGGCCAGCAGGGCTTGAGTGCAAGAGCTCCATGGGGCTGGGGGAAACAGACTCCACTCTCGGAGGCCACATACAAGGTCTTGTGTACACCAAGACCAAAGCAGTACCTCCACAAGAAGCTGGGCAAGACATAGTTAGGGATCTTGGACACTCTCCTGGGGAGGCAGAGGTCAGCTGACCTGACCTTGCCAACAGCCTGCAGGCTCCAGCACTGGAACGCCTCAGGCCAAACCACCAGCAAGACAGGAGCACAGCGCCACCTGCTGCCTGAGGTCATACTGAGCTCACAGCCACCTCAAAACATACCACTTGAAACAGTCCTGCCTATCAGAGGGACAAGACCCAGCTCCAAGAGGGAAGGCACCAGGCTCCCATCAGGAAACCGGCACAAGCCCCAGTACTAAGCTCGTCCACCAGGGGGCAGACACTAGAAGCAAGAGGAACTACCATCTTGCAGCCTGCAGAAGGGGGAccacaaacagaaagaaagacaaaatgagGTGACAAAGAAATATGGTGCAGATGAAGGAGCAGGACAGAAAACGCCACACGGACAactaaatgaagaggaaacaggcaaactacctggaagagaattcagagaaatgacagtaaaaatgatgcaaaatctcaacaacaaaaaaagaatgcaagcacagactgagaaaatacaagaaatgcTTGACAAAGAGAAgacttaaacaaaaacaaaaccagatacacaacacaataactgaaacgaaaaatacataaaaagaatcaATGGCAGAAtagctgaagcagaagaatgagtAAGTTAGCTGGAAGTCAAGAGTGGTGAAATAACTTCCATGGgacataataaaagaaaaaggaaggaaaagaactgaggacagtctcagagacctctgggacaacattaaacacaccattTGCATTAGAtggatcccagaagaagaagacaaagataaagggcctgagaaaatatttgaagagattagaaagacttccctaacatgggagaggaaacagtcacccaagtccagAACGTGTAGAGAGGCCCATAcaggataaaaccaaggaggaaCATGCTGAAacacacagtaatcaaactgacaaaaattaaatacaaagaaaaagtattgaaagcaaaaaaggaaaagcaacagataacatacaagggaatccccataaggttatcagctggtttttcagcagaaactctgcaggccaaaagggagtaacacaatatatttaaagtgatgaaaggggaaaacctacaaccaagaatactctacccagcaaggctctcattcagattcaacagaaaaatcaaaagctttacgaCAAGCAAAATCTAAGAGAATTCAGTGCCATCaaacagctttacaacaaatgataAAGGAACTTCTCTCAgtgggaaatgcaaactaaaaaagCTACAatagatatatacacaaaaaagaaaaagctaccaAAACACAACACTAAAAATAGTCACTGaatcacaaaagaaaagaacaaaagaagggaagaaaaaaagacttaaaaaaaaaacaaatccaaaacaataaatcatacatatcaataatcaccttaaatatCAATGGAATAATACAGATCAAgaatcatacatatcaataattaccttaaatataaatggattaaatgctccaaccaaaagacacagattggctgatTGGATGCAAACACGAGACcactatatatgctgtctacaagagacccacttcagatctagggacatatacagacagaaaatgagggaatggaaaagatattccatgcaaagtgAAAtctaaagaatactggagtagcaatactcgtatcagacaaagtagactttattaaaccgctagaccattcaggtatgacttaaatcaaatcctttatgattatacagtagaagtgagaaataggtttaagggcctagatctgatagatagagtgcctgatgaattatggaatgaggttcgtgacattgtataggagacagggatcaagaccatccccatggaaaagaaatgcaaaaaagcaaaatggctgtctggggaggccttagaaatagctgtgaaaagaagagaagcgaaaagcaaaggagaaaaggaaagatataagcatctgaatgcagagttccaaagaatagcaaaaagagataagaaagccttcttcagcaatcagtgcaaagaaatagaggaaagaacagaataggaaagactagcgatctcttcaagaaa
This genomic window contains:
- the RASGEF1A gene encoding ras-GEF domain-containing family member 1A isoform X4 translates to MWETMPQTSVVFSSILGPSCSGQGQPGMGERGGGAGGSGDLIFQDGRLISGSLEALMEHLVPTVDYYPDRTYIFTFLLSSRVFIPPHDLLARVGQLCVEQRQQLEAGSEKAKLKSFSAKIVQLLKEWTEAFPFDFQDEKAMAELKAITHRVTQCDEENGTVKKAIAQMTQSLLLSLAARSQLQELREKLRSPAMDKGPVLKAKPPAAQKDILGVCCDPLVLAQQLTHIELERVSSIHPEDLMQIVSHTDSRDKHRCRGDMTKTYSLEAYDNWFNCLSMLVATEVCRVVKKKHRTRMLEFFIDVARECFNIGNFNSMMAIISGMNLSPVARLKKTWSKVKTAKFDVLEHHMDPSSNFCNYRTALQGATQRSQTANSSREKIVIPVFNLFVKDIYFLHKIHTNHLPNGHINFKKFWEISRQIHEFMTWTQVECPFEKDKKIQSYLLTAPIYSEEALFIASFESEGPENHMEKDSWKTLRTTLLNRA
- the RASGEF1A gene encoding ras-GEF domain-containing family member 1A isoform X5; its protein translation is MPQTSVVFSSILGPSCSGQGQPGMGERGGGAGGSGDLIFQDGRLISGSLEALMEHLVPTVDYYPDRTYIFTFLLSSRVFIPPHDLLARVGQLCVEQRQQLEAGSEKAKLKSFSAKIVQLLKEWTEAFPFDFQDEKAMAELKAITHRVTQCDEENGTVKKAIAQMTQSLLLSLAARSQLQELREKLRSPAMDKGPVLKAKPPAAQKDILGVCCDPLVLAQQLTHIELERVSSIHPEDLMQIVSHTDSRDKHRCRGDMTKTYSLEAYDNWFNCLSMLVATEVCRVVKKKHRTRMLEFFIDVARECFNIGNFNSMMAIISGMNLSPVARLKKTWSKVKTAKFDVLEHHMDPSSNFCNYRTALQGATQRSQTANSSREKIVIPVFNLFVKDIYFLHKIHTNHLPNGHINFKKFWEISRQIHEFMTWTQVECPFEKDKKIQSYLLTAPIYSEEALFIASFESEGPENHMEKDSWKTLRTTLLNRA
- the RASGEF1A gene encoding ras-GEF domain-containing family member 1A isoform X2, which gives rise to MCEQCGPGLCGEGAEVLRGSVPMAATSWLESGPQPSTSLRDCPGWPRGCTEETMPQTSVVFSSILGPSCSGQGQPGMGERGGGAGGSGDLIFQDGRLISGSLEALMEHLVPTVDYYPDRTYIFTFLLSSRVFIPPHDLLARVGQLCVEQRQQLEAGSEKAKLKSFSAKIVQLLKEWTEAFPFDFQDEKAMAELKAITHRVTQCDEENGTVKKAIAQMTQSLLLSLAARSQLQELREKLRSPAMDKGPVLKAKPPAAQKDILGVCCDPLVLAQQLTHIELERVSSIHPEDLMQIVSHTDSRDKHRCRGDMTKTYSLEAYDNWFNCLSMLVATEVCRVVKKKHRTRMLEFFIDVARECFNIGNFNSMMAIISGMNLSPVARLKKTWSKVKTAKFDVLEHHMDPSSNFCNYRTALQGATQRSQTANSSREKIVIPVFNLFVKDIYFLHKIHTNHLPNGHINFKKFWEISRQIHEFMTWTQVECPFEKDKKIQSYLLTAPIYSEEALFIASFESEGPENHMEKDSWKTLRTTLLNRA
- the RASGEF1A gene encoding ras-GEF domain-containing family member 1A isoform X3, coding for MFLEPQETMPQTSVVFSSILGPSCSGQGQPGMGERGGGAGGSGDLIFQDGRLISGSLEALMEHLVPTVDYYPDRTYIFTFLLSSRVFIPPHDLLARVGQLCVEQRQQLEAGSEKAKLKSFSAKIVQLLKEWTEAFPFDFQDEKAMAELKAITHRVTQCDEENGTVKKAIAQMTQSLLLSLAARSQLQELREKLRSPAMDKGPVLKAKPPAAQKDILGVCCDPLVLAQQLTHIELERVSSIHPEDLMQIVSHTDSRDKHRCRGDMTKTYSLEAYDNWFNCLSMLVATEVCRVVKKKHRTRMLEFFIDVARECFNIGNFNSMMAIISGMNLSPVARLKKTWSKVKTAKFDVLEHHMDPSSNFCNYRTALQGATQRSQTANSSREKIVIPVFNLFVKDIYFLHKIHTNHLPNGHINFKKFWEISRQIHEFMTWTQVECPFEKDKKIQSYLLTAPIYSEEALFIASFESEGPENHMEKDSWKTLRTTLLNRA
- the RASGEF1A gene encoding ras-GEF domain-containing family member 1A isoform X1; amino-acid sequence: MFLEPQELHPGFIGRLMCEQCGPGLCGEGAEVLRGSVPMAATSWLESGPQPSTSLRDCPGWPRGCTEETMPQTSVVFSSILGPSCSGQGQPGMGERGGGAGGSGDLIFQDGRLISGSLEALMEHLVPTVDYYPDRTYIFTFLLSSRVFIPPHDLLARVGQLCVEQRQQLEAGSEKAKLKSFSAKIVQLLKEWTEAFPFDFQDEKAMAELKAITHRVTQCDEENGTVKKAIAQMTQSLLLSLAARSQLQELREKLRSPAMDKGPVLKAKPPAAQKDILGVCCDPLVLAQQLTHIELERVSSIHPEDLMQIVSHTDSRDKHRCRGDMTKTYSLEAYDNWFNCLSMLVATEVCRVVKKKHRTRMLEFFIDVARECFNIGNFNSMMAIISGMNLSPVARLKKTWSKVKTAKFDVLEHHMDPSSNFCNYRTALQGATQRSQTANSSREKIVIPVFNLFVKDIYFLHKIHTNHLPNGHINFKKFWEISRQIHEFMTWTQVECPFEKDKKIQSYLLTAPIYSEEALFIASFESEGPENHMEKDSWKTLRTTLLNRA